One genomic segment of Catalinimonas alkaloidigena includes these proteins:
- a CDS encoding BamA/TamA family outer membrane protein: MQASLRIVLIVFYGLAIPSTSLAQVLDWTKKQVSSVLNDTSATEQPKFIAYPTIAYAPETRWEFGVSALYVYYAQKDTTNRLSEINAFTFFTLEQQYGLWLDHALYSDQSEWFFLGRLRYQRFPLLYYGIGPDTPEEELAQVDANSIAVRERVLRNITGSLYMGIELDFQRLGNVDFIPVQNEPFPLPTGNEGSTNMGIGIGLVYDDRHNVLNVRKGFFGETGFLHYDERWGSDFSFTQYFLDARYYYPVNRNQVLAHQLYGVSMNGEVPFNQLALMGGESLMRGYYTGRYRDKTLLATQLEYRFLPFPFSRRWGAAAFLSAGGVAPEPREIKLGDWVVAGGAGVRFLLFPTKDIYTRLDVAFTEEGVGYYFFIGEAF; encoded by the coding sequence ATGCAAGCCTCCCTACGTATTGTCCTCATTGTATTTTATGGATTAGCCATTCCTTCTACTTCTCTGGCCCAGGTTTTGGACTGGACAAAAAAGCAGGTTAGCAGTGTACTCAACGATACATCTGCCACTGAGCAACCCAAGTTCATTGCCTATCCTACTATTGCTTATGCCCCTGAAACCCGCTGGGAATTTGGAGTAAGTGCTCTTTATGTATACTACGCGCAAAAAGATACTACCAACCGCCTAAGTGAGATCAATGCTTTTACCTTCTTCACCCTGGAGCAACAGTACGGACTTTGGCTGGACCATGCCCTATACTCAGACCAGAGTGAGTGGTTTTTTCTCGGCAGGCTGCGGTACCAGCGCTTCCCCCTACTCTATTATGGCATAGGGCCCGATACCCCTGAAGAAGAGTTAGCACAGGTAGATGCCAACAGCATAGCAGTCAGGGAAAGGGTGCTGCGTAATATTACAGGCAGCTTGTATATGGGCATAGAGCTGGACTTCCAACGCCTGGGAAATGTAGACTTTATTCCTGTTCAAAATGAACCATTTCCATTACCTACCGGCAACGAAGGTTCTACCAATATGGGAATAGGTATTGGGCTGGTGTATGATGACCGACACAATGTGCTGAATGTCAGAAAAGGATTTTTCGGAGAAACAGGCTTTTTGCACTATGATGAGCGCTGGGGAAGCGACTTCTCCTTTACCCAATACTTTCTGGATGCCCGTTACTACTATCCGGTGAATCGCAATCAGGTGCTGGCTCACCAGCTATATGGCGTTAGCATGAATGGTGAGGTACCTTTTAACCAACTGGCGTTGATGGGAGGGGAAAGCCTCATGCGGGGCTACTATACCGGACGCTACCGGGATAAGACCCTGCTTGCCACCCAGCTAGAATACCGCTTTCTGCCTTTTCCCTTCAGCCGCCGCTGGGGTGCCGCTGCTTTTTTAAGCGCCGGAGGGGTAGCACCGGAGCCAAGAGAAATCAAGCTGGGAGACTGGGTAGTCGCAGGTGGAGCCGGGGTGCGCTTCCTGCTTTTCCCTACCAAAGACATCTACACCCGCCTTGATGTCGCTTTCACAGAGGAAGGTGTGGGCTATTACTTCTTTATCGGAGAGGCATTTTAG
- the glgX gene encoding glycogen debranching protein GlgX, with the protein MYQTTETDFPYLKNQDYATWPGKPYPLGATYDGEGVNFALFSENATAVYLCLFDTAEDENEHACIQLKEQTDHVWHVYIPDLKPGQLYGYRVDGHYEPERGMRFNPHKLLIDPYAKAINGSIKWSSAIFGYPVSSGEEYRDLQQDTEDSATGMNKSIVIDHVFDWEGVEKPDIPLHKTIIYEVHVKGFTAQHPDIDPKLRGTYRGMAQPEVIEYFKKLGITAIELLPVHHFVNDHVLVNKGLSNYWGYNSIGFFAPYSEYCSSGKMGEQITEFKEMVKAYHKAGIEIILDVVYNHTAEGNHFGPTLSFKGIDNSAYYRLVEDNKRYYMDYTGTGNSLNMLNARSLQLVMDSLRYWVTEMQVDGFRFDLASTLARGLHEVGKLSTFLDTIHQDPIVSQVKLIAEPWDIGEGGYQVGNFPVQWGEWNGKYRDSVRRFWKGDESQVGELANRLSGSSDLYEDTGRKPTASINFITAHDGFTLHDLVSYNEKHNEANQEDNRDGESHNLSWNCGVEGPTDDPEIIELRERQKRNFMATLILSQGIPMISMGDEYGRTQHGNNNVYCQDNEISWFDWEWNERQQAFCDFTRTLVAIRTHSPVMRRRRFFLGRKVHGSGVKDIRWLRTDGKDMTNKDWSSSYVRCLGMQLNGKAMEEYDEKGNRITDDVYLLLVNSYWEDVPFTFPRRLRNAHWEVLVDTNQPERMEEDKLVSKELILHSRSLFLLKKKDMRKRKRKKT; encoded by the coding sequence ATGTACCAAACTACTGAGACTGATTTTCCCTATCTTAAGAACCAAGATTATGCAACCTGGCCCGGAAAGCCTTATCCTCTGGGGGCCACTTATGATGGAGAGGGTGTCAACTTCGCCCTATTTAGTGAAAATGCCACCGCAGTTTACCTTTGTCTGTTCGATACCGCGGAAGATGAAAATGAGCATGCCTGTATTCAACTCAAAGAGCAGACTGACCATGTCTGGCATGTTTACATCCCCGACTTGAAGCCCGGCCAGCTTTATGGCTATAGGGTAGACGGCCATTACGAACCCGAACGAGGTATGCGTTTCAACCCACATAAGCTCCTTATAGATCCTTATGCCAAAGCCATCAACGGTTCCATTAAGTGGAGTAGCGCTATTTTTGGTTACCCTGTCTCTTCGGGAGAGGAGTACAGAGACCTGCAACAGGATACTGAGGATAGCGCGACAGGCATGAACAAATCTATTGTCATCGACCATGTATTTGATTGGGAGGGCGTAGAAAAACCAGACATTCCACTGCACAAAACGATTATCTACGAAGTGCATGTGAAAGGCTTCACTGCCCAGCATCCCGATATTGACCCTAAGCTGAGAGGTACTTACAGAGGCATGGCCCAGCCAGAAGTTATTGAATATTTTAAAAAGCTCGGAATCACTGCTATTGAGTTGCTACCTGTCCACCATTTTGTTAATGACCATGTTCTGGTAAATAAAGGGCTGAGCAACTACTGGGGTTACAACAGTATTGGTTTTTTTGCCCCTTACTCAGAGTACTGTTCTTCAGGAAAAATGGGGGAACAGATTACTGAGTTTAAAGAAATGGTAAAGGCTTATCATAAAGCCGGCATAGAAATCATACTGGATGTGGTCTATAACCATACAGCTGAAGGCAATCACTTTGGCCCTACCCTCAGCTTTAAAGGCATTGATAATTCCGCGTATTACCGCCTGGTAGAAGATAACAAACGGTACTACATGGATTATACAGGCACCGGTAACAGTCTGAACATGCTCAACGCACGTTCCCTGCAACTGGTGATGGATAGCCTGCGCTACTGGGTCACAGAGATGCAGGTAGATGGTTTCCGTTTTGACCTCGCTTCTACCCTTGCCCGTGGTCTGCATGAAGTGGGCAAACTTTCTACTTTTCTGGACACGATTCACCAGGACCCTATTGTCTCACAGGTAAAGCTGATTGCTGAGCCCTGGGATATAGGAGAAGGGGGCTATCAGGTAGGTAACTTTCCTGTACAATGGGGTGAATGGAATGGTAAGTACCGGGATAGTGTGCGCCGCTTCTGGAAGGGTGACGAAAGTCAGGTAGGTGAGTTAGCCAACCGCCTGAGCGGAAGTAGCGATTTGTACGAAGATACCGGGCGTAAACCTACCGCCAGCATTAATTTTATCACTGCCCACGATGGCTTTACTTTGCACGACCTGGTCAGCTATAATGAAAAACACAACGAAGCCAATCAAGAAGATAATCGTGATGGAGAATCCCATAACCTGAGCTGGAACTGTGGTGTGGAAGGCCCTACCGATGACCCGGAAATCATTGAGCTGAGAGAGAGGCAAAAGCGAAACTTTATGGCTACGCTCATCCTCAGTCAGGGAATTCCTATGATCAGTATGGGAGATGAATATGGAAGGACTCAGCATGGCAACAACAATGTGTATTGTCAGGATAATGAGATCAGCTGGTTTGATTGGGAGTGGAACGAACGGCAGCAAGCATTCTGTGATTTTACCCGTACACTGGTTGCGATCCGTACACACTCTCCGGTCATGCGTCGCCGGCGCTTTTTTCTGGGCAGAAAGGTACACGGATCAGGAGTAAAAGATATCCGCTGGCTCCGTACCGATGGCAAAGATATGACAAATAAAGACTGGTCGTCTTCCTACGTGCGCTGCCTGGGCATGCAACTCAATGGCAAAGCGATGGAGGAGTACGATGAAAAAGGAAATCGTATTACTGACGATGTATACTTGTTACTGGTCAATAGCTACTGGGAGGACGTGCCTTTTACTTTTCCCAGAAGACTCAGAAATGCCCACTGGGAAGTACTGGTAGATACCAATCAACCGGAAAGGATGGAAGAGGATAAACTGGTTTCCAAAGAGCTGATATTACACTCTCGCTCGCTGTTCTTACTGAAGAAAAAGGATATGCGGAAGAGAAAACGGAAGAAGACTTAA
- a CDS encoding THUMP domain-containing class I SAM-dependent RNA methyltransferase: protein MKDKQTIVITCAPHVSKILAEEVKDLGYPVKASSILEVTTEGSFKDCMYLNLHLRSAHRVLYQLKRFRTANAEQLYHQLKSVAWEEYIPSNSYFSVSSFVKNPTIRDTRFANLKVKDAIVDYLQDKFGRRPDSGPKQDRIVVFLHWKEREAGIFLDTSGESIAKHGYRRVTVEAPMQEALAAAIIRSTAWRPDLPFVNPMCGSGTLAIEAALIKANKAPGLLRNNFAFMHLNTFDTQDWEQMRQQAEQEAKKTIANFTNQLANIIATDLDPKAIAAARQNAAKAGVAGLIRFEVADFRDTELPAPKEETAGKPVVVINPPYGERLGEEEQLFSLYQEMGDFFKQKCAGYLGYIFTGNLNLSKKVGLRTNRRIEFVNGKIDSRLLEYELYTGKG from the coding sequence ATGAAAGATAAACAGACTATCGTTATCACCTGTGCTCCTCATGTGAGTAAAATTCTGGCTGAAGAAGTGAAGGACTTAGGCTACCCGGTTAAGGCAAGCAGCATACTGGAAGTGACAACCGAAGGGAGCTTCAAAGACTGTATGTACCTTAACCTTCATCTGCGCAGCGCACATCGCGTACTATACCAACTCAAACGTTTCCGTACGGCCAATGCTGAGCAGTTATACCACCAGTTGAAAAGTGTAGCCTGGGAAGAGTACATTCCTTCCAATAGTTATTTTAGTGTCAGCTCATTCGTAAAAAACCCTACCATAAGAGATACACGCTTCGCTAACCTTAAAGTAAAAGACGCTATTGTTGACTACCTCCAAGACAAATTTGGGCGCCGTCCTGACAGTGGCCCGAAACAGGATAGGATCGTAGTATTTCTGCACTGGAAAGAGCGTGAGGCGGGTATCTTTCTGGATACTTCAGGAGAAAGCATCGCCAAGCATGGATATCGCAGGGTAACGGTTGAAGCACCTATGCAGGAAGCACTGGCAGCAGCCATTATTCGCTCTACTGCCTGGAGGCCAGATTTACCTTTTGTCAACCCTATGTGCGGAAGCGGTACGCTGGCCATAGAAGCCGCACTGATCAAAGCGAATAAAGCCCCGGGACTGCTCAGAAATAATTTTGCCTTTATGCACCTCAATACATTTGACACTCAGGATTGGGAGCAAATGCGTCAGCAGGCAGAGCAGGAGGCTAAGAAAACCATCGCAAACTTTACTAATCAACTGGCGAACATCATTGCTACCGACCTGGACCCCAAAGCCATAGCCGCAGCCCGCCAGAACGCAGCCAAAGCAGGTGTAGCGGGTTTGATCCGTTTTGAAGTGGCTGACTTCAGGGACACAGAGTTACCGGCACCTAAAGAGGAAACTGCGGGTAAACCTGTGGTGGTCATCAATCCTCCCTATGGTGAGAGATTGGGTGAAGAGGAGCAGCTTTTCTCTCTTTATCAGGAAATGGGGGACTTTTTTAAGCAAAAATGTGCGGGATATTTGGGTTACATTTTTACCGGAAACCTTAACTTATCTAAAAAGGTAGGGCTCAGAACGAATCGCCGCATAGAATTTGTCAATGGAAAAATAGATTCTCGTCTTTTGGAATATGAATTGTATACGGGAAAGGGCTAG
- a CDS encoding patatin-like phospholipase family protein, protein MKRIKEKIIDPIYYSLPVQLLVLHLRKNQLLLLAWVFLFAAVTGSVGKNLGIPYLFLDPEYMGKVDFISFFIVGITVGGMTMAYHITCYILDGNNFSFLGVLSRPFAKLALNNAIIPIAFVITYIFHIIGFQLKNEYNTYWDIFVKVAGFLSGFMLMLAFLFAYFKFTNKDIFKFVASNVNRQLKRVTISRVRIMQNLKTAQKNPNRVDHYFDINFKLRRAPSGSYDKDLVTRVFDQNHLNSIIIESFIFLLILALGLFHDRPLFQIPAAASGVLLLTIIMMLIGAITYWLRGWATTVVIVVFFLMNAVVKNSWISSTYKAFGLNYEVPHANYTLEQIQKENDSLQYVQDKAATLNILENWKQKVTLEDTVRKPKMVFVCTSGGGLRAALWTMVALQNADSLSRGKLFEHTQLITGASGGLIGASYFRELVLRKKLMRQEKMVEPLAQFTALTSDSEYSVYDSRYVDNLGKDNLNAIIFTLLVNDLFIRFQPFEVEGKNYIKDRGYAFEQQINKNTEGILNKRLVDYQLPEQQSLIPMMMLSPAIVNDGRKLYISPQHISYMNTSFELYPEQNGHQEKVKGIDFMRFFATQDAGSLRFLTALRMNAAFPYVTPNVSMPTEPRIQIMDAGLTDNFGISDATRFMYVFKDWISENTSGIVLLSIRDSEKIEPIQKPLGSSLLQRMTAPFRFLYSNLFNIQDINNDDRLEYMQSWLNVPFHQVNLEYHSRWDDLNNKNKATVKERPSLSWHLTSREKNNIINNIQHPKNQAALKRLQEILN, encoded by the coding sequence ATGAAGCGAATTAAAGAAAAGATCATAGATCCCATTTATTATTCCCTGCCAGTGCAGCTTCTGGTGTTACATCTGCGTAAAAACCAGCTGCTGTTGTTGGCATGGGTCTTCCTTTTCGCGGCAGTGACAGGCAGTGTAGGCAAAAACCTGGGCATCCCCTATCTTTTCCTTGACCCTGAGTATATGGGTAAAGTTGATTTCATCAGCTTTTTTATTGTAGGCATCACGGTCGGTGGTATGACCATGGCCTATCATATCACCTGTTACATTCTGGATGGTAATAACTTTAGTTTTCTGGGGGTACTTTCCCGGCCATTTGCCAAGTTAGCCCTGAATAATGCCATCATTCCCATTGCTTTTGTCATCACTTACATCTTTCACATCATAGGCTTTCAACTCAAAAATGAGTATAATACTTATTGGGATATCTTTGTCAAAGTAGCAGGTTTCCTTTCTGGCTTCATGCTTATGCTGGCGTTCTTGTTCGCCTATTTTAAGTTTACCAACAAAGATATTTTCAAATTTGTAGCTTCTAATGTAAACCGGCAGCTCAAAAGGGTAACGATTTCCAGAGTGAGAATCATGCAAAACCTTAAGACTGCCCAAAAAAACCCGAACCGGGTTGATCACTATTTTGACATTAACTTTAAGCTACGCAGAGCACCCTCTGGCTCTTATGATAAAGATCTGGTAACCAGAGTGTTTGACCAGAACCATCTTAACTCTATCATCATTGAGTCTTTCATCTTTTTACTGATACTGGCGCTGGGCTTGTTCCACGACCGTCCACTGTTCCAGATTCCTGCTGCTGCCAGCGGGGTTTTACTTCTCACCATCATCATGATGTTGATCGGTGCCATAACTTATTGGCTTAGGGGCTGGGCTACTACCGTAGTAATCGTAGTATTTTTCCTGATGAATGCGGTAGTCAAGAATAGCTGGATCAGCAGTACTTACAAAGCTTTTGGGCTGAACTACGAAGTGCCGCACGCGAATTATACGTTGGAACAAATTCAGAAAGAAAATGATAGTCTGCAATATGTACAGGATAAAGCAGCTACACTGAACATACTGGAAAACTGGAAGCAAAAAGTTACGCTGGAAGATACAGTACGTAAACCCAAAATGGTCTTTGTCTGCACCAGTGGTGGTGGTTTACGTGCTGCTCTCTGGACTATGGTAGCCCTGCAAAATGCTGACAGCCTTAGCAGGGGCAAGCTCTTTGAGCATACCCAACTCATCACCGGCGCATCCGGGGGGCTGATAGGGGCTTCATATTTTCGGGAACTGGTATTAAGAAAAAAGCTTATGAGGCAGGAGAAGATGGTTGAGCCGCTTGCTCAGTTTACCGCTCTTACTAGCGATTCTGAGTATTCTGTTTATGATTCACGTTATGTTGATAATCTGGGGAAAGACAACCTCAACGCCATCATTTTCACACTGCTAGTCAATGACCTTTTTATCCGATTTCAGCCCTTTGAGGTAGAGGGAAAGAATTACATCAAAGACCGTGGCTATGCCTTTGAGCAACAAATCAACAAGAATACTGAGGGCATACTGAACAAACGGCTTGTAGATTACCAGTTACCGGAACAGCAGTCATTAATCCCTATGATGATGCTCTCTCCTGCGATTGTGAACGATGGGCGTAAGCTTTATATCTCTCCACAGCATATATCATATATGAATACAAGCTTTGAGCTTTATCCTGAGCAGAATGGTCATCAGGAGAAAGTAAAGGGCATTGATTTTATGCGTTTTTTCGCGACTCAGGATGCGGGCTCACTGCGTTTCCTGACCGCGCTACGGATGAATGCGGCATTTCCCTACGTGACTCCTAATGTAAGCATGCCTACCGAGCCTCGTATCCAGATCATGGATGCCGGCCTCACTGATAACTTTGGTATTTCGGATGCCACACGATTTATGTATGTGTTTAAAGACTGGATCAGTGAAAATACTTCGGGGATCGTATTGTTAAGTATACGAGACTCAGAAAAAATAGAACCGATTCAGAAGCCTTTAGGAAGCTCTCTGCTGCAAAGGATGACAGCTCCTTTTCGTTTTTTGTACAGCAACTTATTCAACATACAGGATATCAACAATGATGACCGTCTGGAATATATGCAAAGCTGGCTGAATGTTCCTTTCCACCAGGTCAACTTGGAGTATCATTCTCGCTGGGATGATCTGAACAACAAAAATAAAGCTACGGTAAAAGAACGTCCTTCTCTGAGTTGGCACCTCACCAGCCGTGAAAAGAACAATATCATCAACAATATACAGCATCCCAAAAATCAGGCAGCACTTAAGCGGCTTCAGGAAATTTTGAATTAG
- a CDS encoding histone deacetylase — MSSIEIFYSERYHYNLPEQHRFPIDKYVLVKEQLLYQGLITESQLIDPGLISEEAILLVHTPEYWQQVKSCTLSPRMVRRIGLPNTEISVKRAMNSVAGTLKAAESALRKGIGMNLAGGTHHAYPDRGEGFSTLNDIAIAASYLLRNHLIKKALIIDLDVHQGNGNAFIFAENSAVITFSMHGTDNYPLKKEKSVLDIALPTGTDDEVYLGMLKKTLPRLIEQHQPEIAFFQAGVDALATDKLGKLSLTKDGCFQRDRFVFQTCKTYGLPVASCMGGGYSVRMADIVDAHCNTFRAAVELFG; from the coding sequence GTGTCGTCTATTGAAATTTTTTATTCCGAACGCTATCATTATAACTTACCTGAGCAGCACCGCTTTCCTATTGACAAGTATGTGCTGGTCAAAGAGCAGTTACTCTACCAGGGACTGATTACTGAAAGTCAACTTATTGACCCCGGGCTGATTAGTGAAGAGGCTATTCTATTAGTCCATACCCCCGAGTACTGGCAGCAGGTCAAGTCATGCACGCTTTCCCCTCGCATGGTCAGAAGAATAGGTCTACCCAATACTGAGATATCTGTAAAAAGGGCTATGAATAGTGTAGCAGGCACATTGAAAGCAGCAGAGTCTGCATTAAGAAAAGGTATAGGAATGAACCTGGCAGGAGGAACTCACCATGCATACCCTGATAGAGGAGAAGGTTTCAGTACACTCAACGACATTGCTATCGCTGCCTCGTATTTACTTCGGAATCACCTGATCAAAAAAGCTTTAATCATTGATTTGGATGTACATCAGGGAAATGGGAATGCTTTTATTTTTGCTGAAAATTCCGCAGTAATTACTTTCAGTATGCATGGAACAGATAATTACCCACTGAAAAAAGAGAAATCGGTCCTGGATATAGCGCTTCCTACAGGTACTGATGATGAGGTTTATCTGGGCATGCTTAAAAAGACACTACCGCGACTGATAGAGCAACATCAGCCTGAGATTGCTTTCTTTCAGGCGGGGGTAGATGCATTGGCCACTGATAAGCTGGGAAAGTTGTCATTGACAAAAGACGGTTGTTTTCAGCGGGATAGATTTGTTTTTCAAACCTGCAAAACTTATGGTTTACCTGTAGCAAGTTGTATGGGTGGAGGTTACTCGGTGCGCATGGCAGATATCGTAGATGCACACTGCAATACCTTTAGAGCAGCGGTTGAACTTTTTGGCTAA
- a CDS encoding ComEC/Rec2 family competence protein translates to MFRWLPYPFIRFTLVFIAGILLTRHFSWHLPTYGFLFIAACYTALAFGIPKQLRYRWSSLTGLVGLLWLLAASFFYAQYRQDDRSPFHLAQLSEPYTHYVATVIAPGETKANSYSTLADVSLLVRKDSMTQVSTLPAKGKVIIYQPKADSLHRLTYGDKILIKGKAQLVKPPTNPHEFNYQQFLVNQHIYHQHYLPREQWVMQERGIVNPVLSFAYAMRKSCQAIFEQGIHNKQARGIALALVLGIKTGLDDEIRNAYAAAGAMHVLAVSGLHVGIIYLVLSFLLRPLERGGRWGVVLKTILCLLALWGYALLTGLSPSVMRAATMFSFIIVAEASRRQTNIYNTIAASAFFLLLYDPFLIMSVGFQLSYLAVLGIVYLQPKIYQWFTPNNKWLDWLWGLTAVSIAAQLATFPLGLYYFQQFPLYFWLSNILVIPAAYLILSLGLLCFALGFAVPALLVYPSYLLEKSIIFVNQGVMAIEQLPFSVFKNVYFSTEETLLFYVAILSLLMLFYFRRFRYVWMFSACLLFALTLRLAHVYEQYQEKSITFYNVSKESRIDLTKGRNTYHLGKPDKKAMYHMASNQVFKGGVTTFLDKNRMDEALASQHRDNLHFLVWNGRKVVSITEPFSQNYALQNKLKVDAVIISNNALKSIDKLNQYFEYGRLIIDSSNTFYHAAKLAEEAKELKIPYHCVPLQGAFEYMID, encoded by the coding sequence ATGTTTAGGTGGTTACCCTATCCTTTTATACGGTTTACGCTAGTATTCATTGCTGGAATTTTATTAACCCGCCATTTTTCCTGGCACCTTCCAACTTATGGTTTCTTATTCATAGCGGCTTGTTATACAGCACTTGCTTTTGGTATTCCTAAACAACTCAGGTACCGGTGGTCATCCCTAACCGGCTTGGTAGGTCTACTTTGGTTATTAGCAGCCTCTTTTTTTTATGCGCAATATCGTCAGGATGACCGAAGTCCGTTTCATTTGGCTCAATTGTCTGAACCATATACTCACTATGTTGCCACTGTCATAGCTCCTGGTGAAACAAAGGCCAACTCTTATAGTACACTTGCTGACGTAAGTCTGCTGGTACGAAAAGATAGCATGACACAAGTCAGTACGCTACCAGCCAAGGGAAAAGTCATTATCTATCAACCCAAAGCTGATAGTTTACACAGGCTCACATATGGAGACAAAATATTGATCAAAGGCAAAGCACAGTTAGTAAAGCCTCCAACAAATCCTCATGAGTTTAACTATCAGCAATTTTTAGTAAATCAACATATTTACCATCAGCATTATCTCCCCCGAGAACAATGGGTGATGCAGGAGCGAGGTATTGTAAACCCTGTTTTATCTTTCGCCTACGCTATGCGTAAAAGTTGCCAAGCGATATTTGAACAAGGAATTCACAATAAGCAGGCTAGGGGAATAGCTTTGGCTCTGGTACTAGGTATTAAGACCGGGCTTGATGACGAGATCCGCAATGCATATGCCGCAGCAGGAGCTATGCACGTATTAGCTGTTTCCGGCCTTCATGTTGGGATTATCTATTTGGTGCTTTCGTTCCTGTTAAGACCGCTGGAAAGAGGTGGTAGGTGGGGAGTTGTTCTAAAGACTATATTGTGTTTATTAGCCCTATGGGGTTATGCTTTGCTTACGGGCTTGTCACCTTCTGTAATGCGAGCAGCAACAATGTTTAGTTTTATCATCGTAGCAGAAGCTAGCCGGAGGCAGACCAATATTTACAATACGATCGCGGCTTCCGCTTTTTTTCTATTGCTTTACGATCCCTTCCTTATCATGTCAGTTGGTTTTCAGCTTTCTTATTTAGCGGTGCTGGGTATTGTCTATTTGCAACCTAAAATTTATCAATGGTTTACACCTAATAACAAATGGCTGGATTGGCTTTGGGGGCTTACTGCTGTTTCTATAGCCGCTCAGCTCGCTACTTTTCCCCTCGGTCTTTATTATTTTCAGCAGTTTCCGCTTTATTTCTGGCTTTCTAATATACTGGTCATCCCTGCCGCTTACCTGATCCTTTCCTTAGGTTTGTTATGCTTTGCGCTTGGCTTTGCTGTTCCTGCTTTATTGGTCTACCCTTCATATTTACTTGAGAAAAGTATCATTTTTGTAAATCAGGGAGTGATGGCTATTGAGCAATTGCCCTTTAGTGTGTTTAAAAATGTTTATTTCAGTACTGAAGAAACGCTCCTGTTTTACGTAGCCATCTTAAGTCTGTTGATGCTTTTCTACTTTCGGAGGTTCCGCTATGTGTGGATGTTCAGCGCTTGCCTGTTGTTTGCCCTTACATTAAGGTTAGCCCATGTATATGAGCAGTATCAGGAGAAGAGTATTACTTTTTACAATGTTTCTAAAGAGAGCCGTATTGATTTGACTAAAGGCAGAAATACTTATCATTTAGGTAAGCCTGATAAAAAAGCTATGTATCATATGGCTTCAAATCAGGTATTTAAAGGAGGGGTTACTACTTTCCTGGACAAAAACAGAATGGATGAAGCGTTAGCAAGTCAGCACCGCGATAATTTGCATTTTTTGGTATGGAATGGAAGAAAGGTAGTATCGATCACAGAACCTTTTTCTCAAAATTATGCTTTGCAAAATAAGCTGAAGGTTGATGCCGTAATCATCAGTAATAATGCCCTCAAATCAATAGATAAGCTGAATCAGTATTTTGAGTATGGTCGCTTAATTATCGACAGCTCTAATACTTTTTATCATGCAGCTAAGCTGGCAGAAGAGGCAAAGGAATTAAAAATTCCTTATCATTGTGTCCCTCTCCAGGGAGCTTTTGAATACATGATTGATTAA
- a CDS encoding L-type lectin-domain containing protein translates to MKKSFAIAFTLGIISISFPTHAQFELRGTADYMPSGCIMLTPNEPYAEGIAYSTNKLDLSDYFEIEFDIYLGDKDEYGADGIAFVIHNDPRGYNAFGTYGEGIGYGRFNPAFASGNFIAPSVAVEFDTYYNPIQNDPISDHVAYLENGSSFHENFWNGGDDDFDMEDDSMHNFRFSWNPETKEVIVKLDNAIVFQGTRDLVQDIFDGNTEVIWGFTASTGRKYNLQYFCFRRIAYGKPTIDENSLKEITAHATE, encoded by the coding sequence ATGAAAAAAAGTTTTGCCATTGCCTTTACTTTAGGGATTATCTCAATTTCTTTCCCTACCCATGCCCAGTTTGAGTTAAGAGGTACAGCAGATTATATGCCTTCCGGTTGCATCATGCTTACGCCCAATGAGCCTTACGCTGAAGGAATTGCTTACAGCACCAATAAACTCGACTTATCAGATTATTTTGAGATAGAATTTGATATCTACCTGGGAGATAAAGATGAATATGGAGCCGACGGAATTGCTTTTGTAATACATAATGACCCACGAGGATATAATGCTTTTGGTACTTACGGTGAAGGTATTGGTTATGGACGATTTAATCCCGCCTTTGCTTCGGGGAATTTTATAGCACCTTCTGTAGCTGTAGAGTTTGATACCTATTACAACCCTATACAAAACGATCCAATATCCGATCATGTAGCATACTTAGAGAACGGGAGCAGTTTTCACGAAAATTTCTGGAATGGAGGGGACGATGACTTTGATATGGAGGATGATAGTATGCATAACTTTCGTTTTAGCTGGAATCCTGAGACAAAGGAAGTAATCGTGAAATTAGATAATGCTATTGTGTTTCAGGGCACAAGAGACTTAGTCCAGGATATATTTGATGGAAATACAGAGGTAATCTGGGGGTTCACAGCATCCACAGGAAGAAAATACAATTTACAATATTTTTGCTTCCGACGAATTGCATATGGTAAACCCACTATTGACGAAAATTCTTTGAAAGAAATAACAGCCCATGCAACAGAGTAA